A DNA window from Sphingomonas profundi contains the following coding sequences:
- a CDS encoding glutathione S-transferase family protein — protein MPPILYAHLFSSYCWKVLIALWENDVAFDYRRIDDAAHAAAWRQASPTGKMPLLVDGAATVPEATIIVEHLHLHRRGPVPMLPDDPAAALRVRLLDRLSDNYLMPGMQTIVFDRLRAEADRDATGVAGARAVLDAAYGWWNGHMAAQEQAGRAWAADDFGLADCATAPALFYADWVHPISPDKAALRAYRARLLARPSVARAVDEARPFRSGFPFGDPGRD, from the coding sequence ATGCCGCCGATCCTCTACGCCCACCTTTTCTCGTCCTATTGCTGGAAGGTGCTGATCGCGCTGTGGGAGAACGACGTCGCGTTCGACTATCGGCGGATCGACGATGCCGCGCATGCGGCGGCGTGGCGGCAGGCATCGCCGACCGGCAAGATGCCGCTGCTGGTGGATGGCGCCGCGACCGTGCCGGAGGCGACGATCATCGTCGAGCATCTCCACCTGCATCGTCGCGGCCCGGTGCCGATGCTGCCGGACGATCCGGCGGCGGCGCTGCGCGTGCGGCTGCTCGATCGCCTCTCCGACAATTATCTGATGCCCGGGATGCAGACGATCGTCTTCGATCGGCTGCGGGCGGAGGCGGATCGCGACGCGACGGGCGTCGCCGGCGCGCGCGCGGTGCTGGATGCCGCCTATGGCTGGTGGAACGGGCACATGGCGGCGCAAGAGCAAGCGGGGCGGGCGTGGGCGGCGGACGATTTCGGCCTGGCCGATTGCGCGACGGCGCCCGCCCTGTTCTATGCCGACTGGGTGCACCCGATTTCGCCGGACAAGGCGGCGCTGCGCGCCTATCGCGCGCGGCTGCTGGCGCGGCCCAGCGTGGCGCGCGCGGTGGACGAGGCGCGGCCGTTCCGTTCCGGCTTCCCGTTCGGCGATCC